Proteins found in one Brachyspira murdochii DSM 12563 genomic segment:
- the tsaB gene encoding tRNA (adenosine(37)-N6)-threonylcarbamoyltransferase complex dimerization subunit type 1 TsaB, protein MSNILAFDTVSASFSIAIKKEDGSIIEYNKENVKNHNEELLPVLRNFLTDNNLTLDNISYIALGIGPGSFTALRIAFATIKTICYAKKIPIIGISSLDTLYENIAEKEGIKAAMIDARKGSVYANIYNDNEKITENADLTYQQFIDIINSIETSNKNITLCGDGFSKNSDFFIENLKNYNINKLDNSYNIIKALNTIKLSANKKFDDVFSLLPLYVRKSEAEYKKM, encoded by the coding sequence ATGAGTAATATACTAGCATTCGATACAGTATCCGCTAGCTTTTCTATAGCTATTAAAAAAGAAGACGGTTCTATAATAGAATACAATAAAGAAAATGTAAAAAATCATAATGAAGAGCTGCTCCCAGTACTTCGCAATTTTTTAACTGATAACAATTTAACATTGGATAATATATCATATATAGCATTAGGCATAGGTCCGGGTTCATTTACAGCCTTGAGAATAGCATTTGCCACAATAAAAACTATATGCTATGCAAAAAAAATACCTATAATAGGTATTTCAAGCCTAGATACTCTATATGAAAATATTGCAGAAAAAGAAGGTATAAAAGCGGCTATGATAGATGCTAGAAAAGGCAGTGTCTATGCCAATATATACAATGATAACGAAAAAATAACAGAAAATGCCGACCTAACCTATCAGCAATTCATAGACATAATTAACTCCATTGAAACTTCAAATAAAAACATCACTTTATGCGGAGACGGATTTTCAAAAAATTCTGACTTTTTTATAGAAAACTTAAAAAATTATAATATAAACAAATTAGATAATTCATACAATATAATAAAAGCGTTAAACACTATCAAATTATCAGCAAATAAAAAATTCGACGATGTATTTTCTCTTCTGCCCCTATATGTAAGAAAAAGCGAAGCCGAATACAAAAAAATGTAA
- a CDS encoding thymidylate synthase yields the protein MKNYLELLKKVLEEGEETLDRTGVGTRRIFAPQLRFKFEGNKIPIITTKRVFMKGVIIELLWFLQGSTNIKFLLENNVHIWDEWADDMGELGPVYGKQWRAWETKEGNKIDQISNIVNTLRNNPTSRRNILNAWNVGEIDKMHLPPCHMMCQFSVNNKGGIIAHLYQRSADLFLGVPFNISSYAILTRLLAMHSGLHASELIMTFGDAHIYNNHIEQVKLQLSREPYENTTELFIENRPNIFSHVYEDFRLEGYKYYPTIKGEVAV from the coding sequence ATGAAAAACTATTTAGAATTATTAAAAAAAGTATTGGAAGAAGGCGAGGAAACTTTAGACAGAACTGGAGTTGGTACAAGAAGAATATTCGCTCCTCAATTAAGATTTAAATTTGAAGGGAATAAAATACCTATTATAACTACAAAAAGAGTATTTATGAAAGGTGTTATTATAGAATTATTATGGTTTTTACAAGGTTCTACTAATATAAAATTTTTACTTGAAAACAATGTGCATATATGGGACGAATGGGCAGATGATATGGGAGAGCTTGGACCTGTATACGGTAAACAGTGGAGAGCTTGGGAAACTAAAGAAGGAAATAAAATAGATCAGATATCAAATATAGTAAATACATTACGAAATAATCCTACAAGCAGAAGAAATATTTTAAATGCTTGGAATGTAGGGGAGATTGATAAAATGCATCTTCCTCCTTGTCATATGATGTGTCAGTTTTCTGTTAATAATAAAGGAGGTATTATAGCACATTTATATCAGCGTTCTGCCGATTTATTTTTGGGTGTTCCTTTTAATATAAGTTCTTATGCTATACTTACAAGGCTTTTGGCTATGCATAGCGGACTTCATGCTTCAGAACTCATCATGACTTTTGGTGATGCTCATATTTATAATAATCATATAGAACAGGTAAAACTTCAGCTTTCAAGAGAGCCTTATGAGAATACTACAGAATTATTTATAGAAAACCGTCCTAATATATTCAGTCATGTTTATGAAGATTTTAGGCTAGAAGGGTATAAATATTACCCAACTATAAAAGGGGAGGTAGCTGTTTGA
- a CDS encoding methyl-accepting chemotaxis protein: MRKLQSLKVKIPFFVMLLVTVMTIILVTLLIRIGSQGIRSSAIFGFESTTKVYARMINVWLEQSIYTSEAISRGYPQLITFLQDRTAENRVLLETSLKNVVENNSNIQGIVVLDSTGNVVADSLDGKVVNSSSTRNFGGTPLWQKVMSGQSAVLSTVDPSPADNTKYVVKIFSPIKNSAGSVVGAISTMIDWLGFIDKELNLVKFGNTGHPFIVDPERWIIADPVPSHVRSEVLRNADYIQYAVANESGYYEFKSPFNGKDSIATFYKEPVSGWTVVMSIESDELFSHINTMKKYAIIGTIAILIIASIVIVFYISRITNILHLLAVDLTILSKGDLSWSTPPGFENRKDEFGEIAVALINILDQLNEKVRIVYDSAYTVKASANEVAQGNIDLSNRTENQASGLEETASSMEEIASTIKSSAEHTLEGNNMMINSKKAIEEAGRIIEESTQNIEAVYESSSKISAITKIIEDIAFQTNILALNAAVEAARAGEQGRGFAVVASEVRNLAQTTQTSVKDITSLVADSEEKIAAATETARESKEIFQNLRAQIEETAKIMQDLSSTAMEQQAGVDQVNIAITQMDMTTQQNAALVEESTAASEALFSQAEELVTAMEFFKLRGSNVKKNITKVERKKSSPTTDSKAVQENKPAAAQKSSSAPKAPKKPELKSPIKKHHEEKITPQVSSRTVKDNEFGNTFDTSKDTSDGFESF; the protein is encoded by the coding sequence GTGAGAAAATTGCAATCCTTGAAGGTGAAAATACCTTTTTTCGTAATGCTGCTTGTTACTGTAATGACAATTATATTGGTTACTCTTCTTATTAGAATAGGTTCTCAAGGTATTAGAAGTTCTGCCATATTTGGTTTTGAATCTACCACAAAAGTGTATGCGAGAATGATAAATGTATGGTTAGAGCAGTCAATATACACATCTGAAGCAATAAGCAGAGGATATCCACAATTAATTACATTTCTTCAAGATAGAACCGCAGAAAATAGAGTTCTTCTTGAAACAAGTCTTAAAAATGTTGTCGAAAACAATAGTAATATACAAGGTATTGTAGTGTTAGATTCTACTGGTAATGTTGTAGCTGATAGTTTAGATGGAAAGGTAGTTAATTCTTCAAGTACAAGAAATTTTGGAGGAACACCATTATGGCAAAAAGTTATGTCTGGTCAGTCTGCAGTACTTTCTACAGTAGATCCTTCACCTGCTGACAACACAAAATATGTAGTAAAAATTTTCTCTCCTATAAAAAACTCTGCCGGAAGTGTAGTTGGTGCTATATCAACAATGATAGATTGGCTAGGATTTATAGATAAAGAATTAAATCTTGTAAAATTTGGAAATACTGGACACCCATTTATTGTAGACCCTGAAAGATGGATTATAGCTGACCCTGTCCCTTCACATGTAAGAAGCGAAGTTTTAAGAAATGCTGATTATATACAATATGCTGTTGCAAATGAATCTGGATATTACGAGTTTAAATCTCCTTTCAATGGAAAAGACTCTATAGCTACTTTTTATAAAGAACCTGTATCAGGCTGGACTGTTGTTATGAGTATAGAATCTGATGAACTATTCTCACATATAAATACTATGAAAAAATACGCAATTATAGGTACAATAGCAATACTTATTATAGCTTCTATAGTTATAGTATTCTACATAAGCAGAATAACTAACATATTACACCTTCTTGCTGTAGATTTAACAATACTTTCAAAAGGAGATCTTAGTTGGTCTACTCCTCCGGGATTTGAAAATAGAAAAGATGAGTTTGGTGAAATTGCTGTTGCTTTGATAAATATATTGGATCAATTAAATGAAAAAGTAAGAATAGTATATGACAGTGCTTATACTGTAAAAGCATCTGCCAATGAGGTAGCACAAGGAAATATAGATTTATCTAACAGAACAGAAAATCAGGCTTCAGGGCTTGAAGAAACTGCTTCATCTATGGAAGAGATTGCTTCTACAATAAAATCTTCTGCCGAGCATACTTTAGAAGGTAACAATATGATGATTAATTCTAAAAAGGCTATTGAAGAAGCTGGAAGAATTATTGAAGAAAGTACTCAAAATATTGAAGCTGTGTATGAATCCAGTTCAAAAATCAGTGCTATTACAAAAATAATTGAAGATATAGCATTCCAAACTAATATACTTGCCCTTAATGCTGCAGTTGAGGCTGCACGTGCAGGAGAACAAGGAAGAGGTTTTGCAGTTGTTGCTTCTGAAGTTAGAAACTTAGCTCAAACTACTCAAACTTCTGTTAAAGATATTACTAGCTTGGTTGCTGATTCTGAAGAGAAAATTGCTGCTGCTACAGAAACTGCTAGAGAATCAAAAGAAATATTCCAAAACTTAAGAGCTCAAATAGAAGAGACTGCTAAAATTATGCAGGATTTAAGTTCTACAGCTATGGAACAACAGGCAGGTGTTGACCAAGTTAATATAGCTATTACTCAAATGGATATGACTACTCAGCAAAATGCTGCTTTAGTAGAAGAATCTACAGCTGCTTCTGAGGCTTTATTCTCACAAGCTGAAGAATTGGTAACTGCTATGGAATTCTTTAAATTAAGAGGAAGCAATGTTAAAAAGAATATCACAAAAGTAGAAAGAAAGAAATCTTCCCCTACTACTGATTCTAAAGCTGTTCAGGAAAATAAGCCTGCTGCCGCACAAAAATCAAGTTCTGCTCCTAAAGCTCCAAAAAAACCAGAATTAAAAAGCCCTATCAAAAAACACCATGAAGAAAAAATAACACCTCAAGTTTCTTCAAGAACTGTAAAAGATAATGAATTTGGAAATACTTTTGATACTTCTAAAGATACTTCAGATGGGTTTGAATCATTTTAA
- a CDS encoding YaaR family protein yields the protein MRVQDRRNREMNLNSILMTSQDASMASSMKVAVSSSPFATMLEEEKEIKKYSYELDELKRQIYDAGNLLEKSANIKDFQKFRDLIRSLTDKLVKDAYRIRIVSSYMRRGREYQVVSKINEELDSLYKLIMTEQKNHIAIANKVMRLKGLVLDLMS from the coding sequence ATGAGAGTTCAAGACAGAAGAAACAGAGAGATGAATTTAAACAGTATACTTATGACTTCTCAAGATGCTTCAATGGCTTCATCTATGAAAGTAGCTGTATCATCATCTCCATTTGCAACGATGCTTGAAGAAGAAAAAGAAATAAAAAAATACTCTTATGAATTAGACGAATTAAAAAGACAAATATACGATGCCGGGAACCTACTAGAAAAAAGTGCTAATATAAAAGACTTTCAAAAATTTAGAGACTTAATAAGATCATTAACTGACAAATTAGTAAAAGATGCATATAGGATAAGAATAGTATCATCATATATGAGAAGAGGACGCGAATATCAGGTTGTTTCAAAAATCAATGAAGAACTTGATTCATTATATAAATTAATTATGACAGAACAGAAAAACCACATAGCTATAGCAAATAAGGTAATGCGTCTTAAGGGCTTGGTATTAGATTTAATGTCATGA
- a CDS encoding tetratricopeptide repeat protein, whose protein sequence is MSNLDDLLQLANDAFNCGDYKNSIEYFDKLIFYYGDIAELYNNRGLSKSGLRMYEEAIRDFEKVISIDPNYVHAYNNIGLVNHNLGNYKEAIKYYSKALELDNNCIQVYNNIGLANHNLGNYEEAIKNYIKAIEISPNVHTYNNIGLVKNDLGLYEDAIKDFNKVLELDKNYFKAYYNIGLSKYNLKMYDESIEYFNKALELDNNSAYTYNNIGIVKHDLGKYKEALEYFDKALELDNNYSKSYYNRGVSKVNLKLYDEAVNDFYKVIELEPQNFNAYFRLAYVKLKLKMYEEAIEYYDKYIDCNNVSDDVYFNRGFAKYKLSDYKNAVKDFDKVNNNIKASILKMISKIRAVLKK, encoded by the coding sequence ATGAGTAATCTCGATGATTTACTACAATTAGCAAATGATGCTTTTAATTGCGGCGATTATAAAAATTCTATAGAATATTTTGACAAACTAATTTTTTATTATGGGGATATTGCCGAACTTTACAATAATAGAGGATTATCAAAGAGCGGATTAAGAATGTACGAAGAAGCTATTAGAGATTTTGAAAAAGTGATAAGTATAGACCCAAACTATGTTCATGCTTATAACAATATAGGATTGGTTAATCATAATTTAGGTAATTATAAAGAGGCTATTAAGTATTATAGTAAGGCTTTGGAATTAGATAATAATTGTATTCAGGTTTATAATAATATAGGTTTAGCTAATCATAATTTAGGTAATTATGAAGAAGCTATAAAAAATTATATAAAAGCTATAGAGATATCTCCTAATGTACATACATATAATAACATAGGTTTGGTAAAGAATGACTTGGGACTTTATGAAGATGCAATAAAGGATTTTAATAAAGTCCTTGAATTGGATAAAAATTATTTTAAGGCTTATTATAATATAGGTCTTTCTAAATATAATCTAAAAATGTATGATGAGTCTATAGAATATTTTAATAAGGCTTTGGAGTTGGATAATAATTCTGCTTATACATATAATAATATAGGTATAGTAAAACATGATTTAGGAAAATATAAAGAGGCTTTAGAATATTTTGATAAGGCATTAGAATTGGATAATAATTATTCAAAGTCCTATTATAATAGGGGAGTTTCAAAAGTTAATTTAAAATTATATGATGAGGCTGTAAATGATTTTTATAAGGTTATAGAGTTAGAACCCCAAAATTTTAATGCTTATTTTAGATTAGCTTATGTCAAATTAAAATTAAAGATGTATGAAGAAGCAATAGAATATTATGATAAATACATAGACTGTAATAATGTATCAGATGATGTATATTTTAATAGAGGATTTGCCAAATATAAATTATCAGATTATAAAAACGCAGTAAAAGATTTTGATAAAGTTAATAATAATATTAAGGCTAGCATATTAAAAATGATTTCAAAAATCAGAGCTGTATTAAAAAAATAA
- a CDS encoding dihydrofolate reductase: MIVSLIAAVDSKNGIGLNGVMPWGHIKEDMQFFRSTTTGYPVIMGRVTFESLGCKPLPKRKNIVISSSINNEFQYDNLFFDTSFENALSKLLLEKHNQIFIIGGESIYKKALDYADIIYLTHINKNYNCDRFFPEVDKTLFNSNKLKSFIYDNINIDIIEYSRLK, from the coding sequence TTGATAGTTTCATTAATTGCTGCGGTCGATTCAAAAAATGGTATAGGTTTGAATGGAGTTATGCCTTGGGGACATATTAAAGAAGATATGCAGTTTTTTAGAAGCACCACTACTGGATATCCTGTTATTATGGGGCGTGTAACTTTTGAGTCTTTAGGGTGTAAACCTCTCCCAAAAAGAAAGAATATTGTTATATCTTCTAGTATAAACAATGAATTTCAATATGATAATCTTTTTTTTGATACTTCATTTGAAAATGCTTTGTCTAAATTATTATTAGAAAAGCATAATCAAATATTTATTATAGGCGGAGAATCCATATACAAAAAAGCATTAGATTATGCTGATATAATATATCTTACTCACATAAACAAAAATTATAACTGCGATAGATTTTTCCCGGAAGTAGATAAAACTTTATTTAATTCAAATAAGCTAAAAAGTTTTATTTATGATAATATTAATATTGATATTATAGAATACAGCAGATTAAAATAG